CCAGGTCCGGCTCGCCCAGCCCGCTCAGCAACTGTGCGGCCCCGCCCCGGTCGCCCCGCCACAGGACGGGGGCGTCGGCGGCGGCGGAGATGCGTACCGGACTCTCCTCGGCAGGGTCGAGCAGCCGGGCGATGTTGACGCCGAAGGCGTCCGCGACGCGGCAGAGGGTGCCGATGCTGGGGTTGGTGCGGGCACCCTCGATCTGCACGAGCATGCCCTTGCTCACCCCGGAACGGCCGGCGAGCTCCTCGAAGGACCAGCCGCGGGCGGCGCGCAGTTCGTGCACCTGACGGGCCACGGCGGAGGTCACCGCGCTCACCCGCCCGGCTCCGGCGTCGGTCATCACACTATCCTTCACGGTCAACATCATGATACGAAGACGGCATGTTCCCCATTGTGCTCGCCGCGGTCTCCGCGGTCGCGTTCGGCACGGCGGACTTCTCCGGCGGCAAGGCGTCCCGACGCGCCGACCCCATCGCCGTCACCGTGGTCTCGCAACTGCTGAGCCTCCCCCTCCTGCTCGTCCTCGTCCTCGTGGTGCCGGGAACCCCCACCCGGTCGACATGGCCTGGGGACTCCTCGCCGGGGTGGCCGGCGTGGCGGGCGTCGTCCTGCTCTACCGGGCGCTGGCCGGCGGGATGATGGCCGTCGTCGCGCCGGTCACCGCGATCACCGCCGCGGTGGTGCCGATCCTCGCCGGCCTGCTCACCGCACGCTCGCCCGGCACTCTCGCGCTCTGCGGCGCCGGCCTCGCCGTGCTGGCCATCGCACTGGTCAGTCTGGGCGAGGGCGGGGTCTCCGGCGCGGTGTCCCCCCGCGTGGTGGGCACCGCGCTGGGCGCGGGCGCGCTCTTCGGAGTCTTCTTCGCCCTGCTCGGCCAGGCCGGCGAGGACGCCGGCATGTGGCCGGTCGCCGCCGTACGCCTCAGCTCCATCGCCTTCGGTCTGGCGCTCGCCGCACGGACCGGCGTCAGCCTGCGGCTCGATCGCCGGGTGCTGGGCTGGGCTGCGGCCGCCGGTCTGCTGGACAGTGCCGCGAACGCCCTCTATCTGGCCGCCGCCGCCCGTGGGCACCTGAGCATCATCGCCGCGATCACGTCCCTCTACCCGGCCAGCACCGTGCTGCTGGCGCTCGTGGTGGACCGGGAACGACTCCGCCCGGTCCAGGTCGCGGGGCTCGGCTTCGCCGCCGGGGCGCTGGTGCTGGCGAGCATCTGAGCCTGTCGCCACCCCCGCCACCCCCGTACGCTGATCGTCATGCGCGTCGCCGTCTGCCAGCTCAACGCCCGCGACGACCGGGCGGCGAACCTCGCCGCCGCCGAGGCCCTGCTGGTCAGGGCCGCGGCGGCGGGCGCGGACCTCGCCGTCCTCCCGGAGTACGTCGACTATCTCGGCCCGGCCACCGGCATGCCGGACCCGGAGCCGGTGGACGGCGCGGTGGGGGAGTTCTTCGCCGGCGTCGCCCGCCGGCTGGGGATCTGGGTGGTCGCCGGTTCCTTCCACGAGGCCGGCCCCGACCCCGCGCACACCTGGAACACGTCGCTGGTCTTCGACCGCGCCGGGGCGCTCGCCGCCAGCTATCGCAAGATCCACCTGTACGACGTGGAGATCCCCGGCCGGGTGTCCTACCTGGAGTCGGCGACGGTGGCGCCGGGTGACCAGCCGGTGGTGGTGGACGTGGAGGGCCTACGGGTCGGTCTCTCGATCTGTTACGACCTGCGCTTCCCGGAGCTCTACCGACGGCTGGCGACCGACGGCGGGGCCCACCTGCTCGTGGTGCCGGCGGCGTTCATGATGCACACCGGTCGGGACCACTGGGAGGTTCTGCTCCGGGCCCGGGCGATCGAGAACCAGTGCTTCGTGGCGGCGGCCGGCCAGACCGGGGACCACGAGCCGGGGCGGACCTGTTTCGGCCGCAGCATGGTCGTCGACCCGTGGGGCACCGTGCTCGGCCAGGTCCCCGACGGACCGGGGCTCTCGGTGGTCGACCTCGATCTGGACCGGTTGGCCACCATCCGCGACGAGCTGCCCAGTCTGGCCAACCGGCGGCTCTGACGGCGTCAGCTCTCCAGCAGCACGCCGACCACCGTGAAGCCGGCGATGGCCGCGGCGGTGATGAGCAGGGCGGTCGTCATCCGGGACGGGCCCCGGCGGACGAGACGCCCCACCGAGACCAGGACGACGAAGAGCACGAACGCCCCGATGACCAACTGCCAGAACGGCAGGAGGAGCCCGAGCAGCGTCTCCTCGGCGAGGGTCGCCGGGTACCGGGACACGTCATCCATGCCAGACACTCTGGCACGCCGACGCCGCCGACGGCTCCCACCGACGGTGGTTGTCCGTCGTCCGGCGACCGGGTATCGCCGGGACGGAGCGGCGCACTGATGAACGATGATTTGCCTTGGCGGGGCCATCCGCGTAACTTTCTCTCTGCACGCGGGAGGCCGGACAAACCGGCCGAGAGCGGGCACCAGGCTCGTGGCGGAGACGCCGAGCGAGACTGAGGATCCGGGCGGTGCGGGACACTCCACAAACACGGAGTTGCGAACGCGAAGCCGACCGGCTAGAGTACACAAGCCGGCAGGGAGCCGGGCGGGTGGCTGCGAGAGCGGCGCCGGCCGGTCTGCCACTTCCCACGACAGAAACGACCGCCGCTTACGGCGTGCGTCAGCGTGGAACGGTCCGCACCAAGTTGATCACCTCGGATACGAGGTTGACAGCGAAAGTCAGACCGAGTAGGTTAGAGAGGT
This genomic interval from Micromonospora sp. CCTCC AA 2012012 contains the following:
- a CDS encoding XRE family transcriptional regulator gives rise to the protein MTDAGAGRVSAVTSAVARQVHELRAARGWSFEELAGRSGVSKGMLVQIEGARTNPSIGTLCRVADAFGVNIARLLDPAEESPVRISAAADAPVLWRGDRGGAAQLLSGLGEPDLVELWDWRMQPGETHHSPDHPRGTREVLHVLTGTAIVDVDGVDHVVRAGETIEFHADRAHGYRPEGDEPLRLVMVVVTPSGEWDRRTRTRRRRPE
- a CDS encoding EamA family transporter, giving the protein MAWGLLAGVAGVAGVVLLYRALAGGMMAVVAPVTAITAAVVPILAGLLTARSPGTLALCGAGLAVLAIALVSLGEGGVSGAVSPRVVGTALGAGALFGVFFALLGQAGEDAGMWPVAAVRLSSIAFGLALAARTGVSLRLDRRVLGWAAAAGLLDSAANALYLAAAARGHLSIIAAITSLYPASTVLLALVVDRERLRPVQVAGLGFAAGALVLASI
- a CDS encoding carbon-nitrogen hydrolase family protein; protein product: MRVAVCQLNARDDRAANLAAAEALLVRAAAAGADLAVLPEYVDYLGPATGMPDPEPVDGAVGEFFAGVARRLGIWVVAGSFHEAGPDPAHTWNTSLVFDRAGALAASYRKIHLYDVEIPGRVSYLESATVAPGDQPVVVDVEGLRVGLSICYDLRFPELYRRLATDGGAHLLVVPAAFMMHTGRDHWEVLLRARAIENQCFVAAAGQTGDHEPGRTCFGRSMVVDPWGTVLGQVPDGPGLSVVDLDLDRLATIRDELPSLANRRL